The genomic DNA GCTGCTGGTCGGCACGGGCGCCTACGCGGCCGTCACCCTCGCGACCCTGCGCGAGCGCGGCGCCGTCGACATCTCCGTCTACTCTCCCTCCGACCGCGCGGAGATCTTCGCAGCCAAGCACGACATCCGCCCGGTGCCGGCCGAGGAGTACGCGCGCACGGCGGCACACTCCACGCTGCTGATCACCTGCACCACCGCGACCGAGCCCGTGCTCGGCCCCGAGCACCTGCAACTCCCGGTCGGCCTCGCCGCCGCGGGCTGCCCCGTCGCCGCGACCAGCGGCACCACCGGGGTCCCGAGCCGGCTGGTGGTCGACCTCGGCATGCCGCGGAACGTCGACCCGGCCGTGGCTGCGCTGGAGGGCGTCGCGCTGCTCGACCTGGAGACCATCCGCCTGCACGCTCCGCTGGAGGAGCTGCAGGCGACGGACGCCGCCCGGAGCGTCGTCCGCGAGGCCGCGGAGACCTTCCACGTGGTCGGCGCCCGCCAGAGCGTGACCCCGTCGGTCGTGGCCTTCCGCTCGCACATCTTCGAGCTGCTGGAGCGCGAGATCGACCGCGCCCGCGCCCGTGGCGACGAGGACGGCAAGGTCGAGCAGGCGCTGCGGCACCTCTCGGGCGTGCTGCTGCACACGCCGACCGTGCGGGCTCATGAGCTCGCCGCCGCCGGTCGCGCGGACGAGTTCGCCGCCGCGCTCGCGACGCTGTACGGGATCACCCCTGCCGCGGACGCGGTCGAAGACGCCGCCACCGCCTGATCCGGCGGGGTGGGAGACTGGAGGCATGGCCCTTCACATCACCGGAGACACCGCCGCCGACGCCCTGCTGACCGAGAACCCGACGGCTCTGCTGATCGGCATGCTGCTGGACCAGCAG from Microbacterium paraoxydans includes the following:
- a CDS encoding glutamyl-tRNA reductase, with translation MLLCVTASHKTASFELLERLSRTPDDVAPTIVGMAPCVQGAVVLATCNRFEAYVEMDEPVTAAGAIGVEAVIEAVESATGIPAADLDGAYAVHSGRRVAEHLFSVASGLESVVSGEGEIAGQVRRALKSARKDGTTSPELERLFQRASQAQRKVKNVTALGRAGRSLVRLALELADSRIADWSAERVLLVGTGAYAAVTLATLRERGAVDISVYSPSDRAEIFAAKHDIRPVPAEEYARTAAHSTLLITCTTATEPVLGPEHLQLPVGLAAAGCPVAATSGTTGVPSRLVVDLGMPRNVDPAVAALEGVALLDLETIRLHAPLEELQATDAARSVVREAAETFHVVGARQSVTPSVVAFRSHIFELLEREIDRARARGDEDGKVEQALRHLSGVLLHTPTVRAHELAAAGRADEFAAALATLYGITPAADAVEDAATA